In the genome of Paenibacillus pabuli, the window AACTGGCTTCCGCCTGTGTTGCGGCCTGCATGCGCCATAGCCAAAGTTCCGCGCTCATGTTTGTTCGGGTTGATTTCACAGTTAATTGTGTAACCTGGACCGCCTGCACCGCTACCGTTAGGGCATCCGCCTTGAGCTACAAAGCCCGGAATAACACGGTGGAATACAAGACCGTTGTAGAAACCGGAGTTAGCCAGTTTCTCAAAGTTTGCTACCGTGTTTGGAGCTTCTTGATCGAACAAATCGATTACAACTTCTCCGCCGTTTGCCATTTTGATTTTCGCTTGTTTCGCCATATGTAAATGACTCCTTTCGTATTGACCATCGTTAATGGTGCCAGAACGCATGACCCTGGGCCAAGCTTTATAGCACTTTTCTTAGTGTACACCGAAAATGGATGGATCGCAAAATAATCAGCAAGATTTTTTTCAAAATCCGGCCCTTAAGAGTAAAAGAAGACAAAAAAGGCTGAACCCTTTTTTGTCTTCTCCATGTAGAACTCCGCTATTTGGTTCTTACATTAACGAGTAACTGGCTGTTTTGCAATGCGCTCAGGTACCAGATCATTCTGGATGATGTCCTGATACGTCTCACGGCGTACCACAACGTCTCCTTGGCCGTCTTTGACAAACACAACTGCAGGACGACGAATCCGGTTGTAGTTGCTTGCCATAGAGTAGTTGTACGCGCCTGTGCAAGCTACTGCAAGCAGATCGCCGCTTTGCACTTTAGGCAGATCCAGATCCCAAATCAGCATATCGCCGCTCTCACAGCATTTACCAGCAACAGATACCGTTTCCTGAGCAGCCTCATTTGCACGATTTGCCAATACGGCTTCATATTTGGACTCATACAATGCAGGACGCGGATTGTCTGTCATTCCGCCATCCACAGCTACGTATTTGCGAACTCCTGGAATATCTTTGCTTGTTCCAACAGTGTAGAGCGTTGTTCCCGCTTCACCTACGATGCTGCGGCCCGGTTCAACCCAGATCTCAGGCACGGCATAGCCGATTTGAGCAAAATGATTTTTCACCGCATCCGTGATGGCTTTTACGTATTGTGAAACTTCAAGCGGTGTATCCCCATCAATATAGCGGATACCGAACCCACCGCCCAGATTAACTACTTTAAACGCAACGTTAAGACGCTCATACACATTTGCTGCAAACTCCGCAACGCGTTGAACTGCCATTTGGAATCCTTCCACTTCGAAAATTTGGGATCCGATGTGTGAATGCACTCCGAGTAACACCAAGTTCGACTGTTTGGAAGCCAGTTCAATAGCTTCAAATGCCGTTCCATTGCCGATGTCGAATCCAAATTTGGAATCCGTTTGTCCTGTTGAGATATATTCATGGGTATGCGCTTCAACGCCAGGCGTCACACGCAGCAAAATGTTAACTTTGCGATTTTTGTCCGCGGCTACAGCTTGCAGCAAGTGAAGCTCATTGAAGTTATCCACAACGAAACAGCCAATCTCTGCATCAAGCGCCATTTCAATCTCTTCCAACGTTTTGTTGTTGCCATGGAAGTGAATGCGCTCTGCCGGGAAACCTGCTTGCAGGGCCGTGAACAATTCACCATCGGATACGACGTCCAGGGAAAGTCCTTCTTCGGCTGCAAGAGCACACATGGCCATCACGCAGAACGCTTTACTTGCATAAGCAACCTGAAACCCAAGGCCGGAAGCGCGAAATGCTTCCATGTACTCTCTGCAACGCTCGCGAACCAATTGCTCGTCCACAACGTACAGTGGAGTTCCAAATTGTTCCTTCAAATCCGTTGTATCTACGCCACCAATTTCGAGATGGCCCTGTGCATTTATTTTACTTGTACCATGTAAATACATAATCTGCATTCCTCACTTTTTATATACTGGAACAGCTGTTATTCCAATGATTTTACACCAGTATATCAAATTAGTGAATGAGAAGAATGGATTTTTCGGAAGATCATTTGTGTTTTTTACTTTTTTGCATTTCTCCGTCCGGATCATCATCCATTTTGGTATTATCACGTGTTTTATTGATTGAAGGACGTTTTTTGTTCTCCAACAGAGGCAAACGGATCAAAAAGTTACCCAAAGCCTTTG includes:
- a CDS encoding peptidylprolyl isomerase, coding for MAKQAKIKMANGGEVVIDLFDQEAPNTVANFEKLANSGFYNGLVFHRVIPGFVAQGGCPNGSGAGGPGYTINCEINPNKHERGTLAMAHAGRNTGGSQFYICYQPQPHLDGQHTVFGKVTKGMEFVDAFEGRDKMETVEVVEA
- the lysA gene encoding diaminopimelate decarboxylase, with the translated sequence MYLHGTSKINAQGHLEIGGVDTTDLKEQFGTPLYVVDEQLVRERCREYMEAFRASGLGFQVAYASKAFCVMAMCALAAEEGLSLDVVSDGELFTALQAGFPAERIHFHGNNKTLEEIEMALDAEIGCFVVDNFNELHLLQAVAADKNRKVNILLRVTPGVEAHTHEYISTGQTDSKFGFDIGNGTAFEAIELASKQSNLVLLGVHSHIGSQIFEVEGFQMAVQRVAEFAANVYERLNVAFKVVNLGGGFGIRYIDGDTPLEVSQYVKAITDAVKNHFAQIGYAVPEIWVEPGRSIVGEAGTTLYTVGTSKDIPGVRKYVAVDGGMTDNPRPALYESKYEAVLANRANEAAQETVSVAGKCCESGDMLIWDLDLPKVQSGDLLAVACTGAYNYSMASNYNRIRRPAVVFVKDGQGDVVVRRETYQDIIQNDLVPERIAKQPVTR